The Shewanella japonica genome has a window encoding:
- a CDS encoding sugar kinase produces the protein MKNMFLLGECMIELMTTSSNTMKQSFAGDVFNTAVYLKRTFADVNVQLVTAVGKDPFSLNMIQYFKDENIGTDLVFTSDTKIPGLYSIQLDEHGERSFTYWRENAAARQVMQHIQSEQIAQLSAGDMFFFSGISLAVVEPQARNDFWSMVKQLKASGVQIVFDPNYRPRLWQSPNEAKAQFELAFHAADTLLPGIDDFEQLYAINNAADMIGFLAPFGIGELIIKNGPESVVALFNQSEPVEFKVKPVTNVVDTTSAGDSFNGVHLGARMNGIAVLDAIDLASKSAAFVIQHKGAIVDKVEFNQFSKTLSLS, from the coding sequence ATGAAAAACATGTTTTTACTTGGCGAATGTATGATTGAGTTGATGACAACCTCATCAAACACCATGAAGCAATCATTCGCTGGTGATGTTTTTAACACGGCTGTTTACCTAAAGCGCACGTTTGCAGATGTGAACGTGCAATTGGTCACAGCGGTAGGTAAAGACCCATTCAGCCTTAATATGATTCAGTATTTTAAAGATGAGAACATTGGTACGGATTTAGTGTTTACATCGGACACAAAGATCCCTGGTTTATATTCGATACAGTTGGATGAACATGGTGAGCGTAGCTTTACCTATTGGCGTGAAAATGCTGCAGCCCGTCAAGTTATGCAGCACATTCAGTCTGAGCAAATAGCGCAATTGTCTGCTGGTGACATGTTTTTCTTTTCAGGCATTTCATTAGCTGTTGTAGAGCCTCAGGCCAGAAATGATTTCTGGTCTATGGTGAAACAATTAAAAGCATCCGGTGTGCAAATCGTGTTTGATCCAAATTATCGACCTCGATTATGGCAAAGCCCGAACGAAGCCAAAGCGCAATTTGAGCTGGCATTTCATGCCGCCGATACTCTGCTACCGGGTATTGACGATTTTGAACAACTTTACGCCATAAATAACGCTGCTGACATGATAGGTTTTTTAGCCCCATTCGGCATTGGCGAGCTCATCATTAAAAATGGCCCTGAATCTGTCGTTGCATTATTTAACCAATCTGAGCCAGTTGAATTTAAGGTAAAACCTGTCACGAATGTGGTGGATACCACCTCTGCTGGTGACTCGTTTAACGGTGTGCATTTAGGGGCAAGAATGAATGGTATTGCAGTATTAGATGCCATTGACCTCGCCTCTAAATCGGCTGCATTTGTTATTCAGCATAAAGGCGCAATCGTAGACAAGGTCGAGTTTAATCAGTTTAGCAAGACATTATCTCTATCGTAA
- a CDS encoding MFS transporter, translating to MKINNLRWWVILLIAIATIINYIDRSALSVLWPDIVEDIFPDESALERKQIYANISIVFILSYAFGQAIFGKIFDWVGTRLGFVLSIGVWSIATALHAFAQGALSFSFFRAILGVAEAGNWPGAAKSNADWFPAKERALAQGIFNSGAAIGGIISIPLIAYMTVYFSWQMIFVVIGLVGLLWLIPWIILVKAPPKSHPWITEAEREYILTGQKVTDDSGECDQEEYNPTTGQLLKHKQSWGVIIASAAIDPIWWLFVFWIPIYLNEVYGMDVKSIGIYGWVPYVGAMLGAWFGGLLAQNRIKAGWNINKTRKLTITLGCLIMLPALISMASPGGPTTAVIIMAVILFGFQTAIGNVQTLPSDLFGKKAVGSLAGFSGMAAKLGALGLTALVPYLTADGNYTPAFVIGASLAVIAIVAVWVLIPKIEPVKKPQ from the coding sequence ATGAAAATCAACAACCTTCGTTGGTGGGTAATTTTATTGATCGCCATTGCGACAATTATTAACTACATTGACCGTTCTGCACTTAGCGTACTGTGGCCTGATATTGTGGAAGACATCTTCCCTGATGAGTCTGCCCTAGAACGTAAACAGATTTACGCCAATATCTCTATTGTGTTCATTTTATCTTATGCCTTTGGTCAAGCCATATTTGGCAAAATTTTTGACTGGGTCGGTACACGCCTCGGGTTTGTTCTATCAATTGGTGTTTGGTCGATTGCGACTGCGTTACATGCATTCGCTCAAGGCGCATTAAGTTTCAGTTTTTTCCGCGCCATACTCGGTGTAGCAGAAGCAGGTAACTGGCCTGGAGCGGCTAAAAGTAACGCAGATTGGTTCCCAGCTAAAGAACGTGCCTTAGCACAAGGTATCTTCAATTCTGGTGCAGCAATTGGCGGTATTATTTCTATTCCACTCATTGCTTACATGACAGTTTATTTTAGCTGGCAAATGATTTTTGTGGTTATCGGTCTAGTCGGTCTGTTGTGGCTTATTCCATGGATTATCTTGGTAAAAGCACCACCTAAGTCTCACCCTTGGATCACCGAAGCAGAACGTGAATATATTCTTACAGGTCAAAAAGTAACTGACGATTCAGGTGAATGCGACCAAGAAGAATATAACCCAACAACAGGTCAACTGTTAAAGCACAAACAAAGCTGGGGGGTGATCATTGCCTCTGCTGCAATCGATCCTATTTGGTGGTTATTTGTATTCTGGATCCCGATTTACCTCAACGAAGTTTACGGTATGGATGTTAAATCTATCGGTATTTACGGTTGGGTTCCATATGTAGGTGCCATGCTGGGAGCTTGGTTTGGTGGTTTGCTAGCGCAAAATCGCATAAAAGCGGGTTGGAATATTAACAAGACCCGTAAACTGACGATCACTTTAGGTTGTTTAATCATGCTCCCAGCACTCATTAGCATGGCGAGTCCTGGTGGCCCAACAACTGCGGTAATCATTATGGCGGTGATCTTATTTGGCTTCCAAACAGCTATTGGTAATGTGCAAACGCTACCTAGTGACTTATTCGGTAAAAAAGCCGTTGGTTCACTAGCAGGTTTCTCTGGCATGGCTGCTAAATTAGGTGCATTAGGTTTAACAGCTTTAGTGCCTTACCTCACTGCAGACGGTAACTACACACCAGCGTTTGTTATTGGCGCGTCATTAGCTGTTATTGCCATTGTTGCTGTTTGGGTGTTGATTCCTAAAATTGAGCCTGTCAAAAAGCCTCAATAA
- a CDS encoding cupin domain-containing protein, with protein MKQSEHFSFGNETEIEDIGGGLKRQMLGFNHELMAVKIWFEKGAIGYNHAHRHSQVTYVVEGEFHFNIDGVTKILRAGDSCFIPPHADHGATCPTGGILIDTFSPAREDFVEGLA; from the coding sequence ATGAAACAGAGTGAACACTTTTCATTTGGCAATGAAACGGAAATCGAAGATATCGGTGGCGGTCTTAAACGCCAAATGCTTGGCTTTAACCATGAGTTAATGGCCGTCAAAATTTGGTTCGAGAAAGGTGCTATTGGTTATAACCACGCCCATCGTCATTCTCAAGTGACTTATGTTGTTGAAGGGGAATTTCACTTCAATATCGATGGTGTCACTAAAATCCTAAGAGCTGGAGACAGTTGTTTCATTCCGCCCCATGCAGACCATGGGGCAACCTGCCCAACTGGCGGTATTTTAATTGATACTTTCAGTCCTGCTCGAGAAGATTTTGTAGAGGGATTAGCATGA
- a CDS encoding heparinase II/III domain-containing protein, with protein sequence MISLSIALIKQSALVKSIRRSGVFAFSVTLLVSVSALLSPVHASQSTHPNLVVNQQDVLTMRAAIKQPGSFKQAFEAQKAQVDSLLTQPILVPVPVDAGGGYTHERHKKNYQQMYDAGMMYQLTQQQKYADYVRDMLLEYAKLYPSLPLHPKRKSRNEGKLFWQGLNEAVWLVYTIQAYDFIVSSLDDTQRKTIETGILLPVADFLSVQSPHTFNKVHNHGTWATAAVGMTGFVLDKPELVETALLDLEKSGKGGFLRQLDELFSPDGYYNEGPYYQRYALLPFVTFAKAIEQNQPERKIFEYRNNILLKAIYSTVELSYNRLFFPLNDAIKSKGIDTTELVIAVSIAYGLTANNDLVDIAKQQNRILLTGDGLKLAQAIDANKPSHYPFISREFLDGKNGDEGALIVMRQHTPTDQAIVFKATAQGLGHGHFDKLTWQFYDAGEEIVSDYGAARFLNIEAKAGGRYLPENKTWAKQTVAHNTLVVDETSHFKGDVKVGNKNHPIVDFYHHDDKLTLASAHIDTAYDDVNISRTMALVSVKVDDKDTPLVFDIVEVNSDNSHQYDLPLHYQGQLIDSNFARQAATEKLTPLGKQAGYQHLWLKANATPKKGLAKVTWLNDNGLFYTHSSIVDGNTDVLFTQLGANDPDFNLRNEHSFIQRTNSKQHRFVSVLEPHGEYNPSAEYTLNATSNLETLTYERQGDLSIVGFSVLSNQGSTTFVLAINHQTKNSLDNNKDNNTTQRFSYLGKTYSFDTRYQLIQISQ encoded by the coding sequence ATGATTTCTTTATCGATAGCCTTAATCAAACAATCAGCTTTAGTAAAAAGCATACGACGTTCTGGTGTATTTGCTTTCTCAGTCACTTTGTTAGTGTCTGTGAGCGCCTTATTATCACCAGTGCATGCATCACAATCGACACATCCAAACTTAGTTGTAAACCAGCAAGATGTGTTAACTATGCGTGCTGCAATTAAACAACCAGGTTCATTTAAACAAGCATTTGAAGCGCAAAAAGCTCAAGTCGATAGCTTATTAACACAACCGATTTTGGTGCCTGTTCCTGTCGATGCAGGCGGGGGTTATACGCACGAACGCCACAAGAAAAACTATCAACAAATGTACGACGCTGGCATGATGTATCAGCTGACTCAACAACAAAAATACGCTGATTATGTGCGTGATATGTTACTTGAGTATGCCAAACTATACCCAAGCCTTCCTTTACATCCAAAGCGTAAGTCACGCAACGAAGGTAAGTTATTTTGGCAAGGGTTGAATGAAGCGGTATGGCTTGTTTATACCATCCAAGCGTATGACTTTATCGTAAGTTCGCTTGATGACACTCAGCGAAAAACCATTGAAACTGGCATTCTTCTTCCAGTGGCAGACTTCTTGTCAGTGCAATCACCCCATACCTTCAATAAGGTTCATAATCATGGTACTTGGGCGACTGCTGCTGTGGGGATGACAGGCTTTGTGTTAGATAAGCCTGAGTTAGTAGAAACAGCACTGCTTGATCTTGAAAAATCTGGCAAAGGCGGTTTTTTACGTCAACTAGATGAGTTGTTCTCACCAGATGGTTATTACAATGAAGGGCCATATTATCAACGCTATGCCTTACTACCTTTCGTTACCTTTGCAAAAGCCATCGAGCAAAATCAACCTGAACGCAAGATTTTTGAGTACCGCAATAATATTTTACTCAAAGCTATCTACAGCACAGTTGAATTAAGCTACAACCGTTTATTCTTTCCGTTAAATGATGCAATTAAGAGTAAAGGCATAGATACCACTGAACTTGTGATTGCGGTCAGCATTGCTTATGGCTTAACAGCTAATAATGATTTAGTTGATATTGCAAAACAACAAAACAGAATCTTACTCACTGGAGATGGCCTTAAATTAGCGCAAGCAATCGATGCGAATAAGCCAAGCCACTATCCTTTTATTTCACGTGAATTCCTTGATGGTAAAAATGGTGATGAAGGTGCATTAATTGTAATGCGTCAGCACACCCCGACTGATCAGGCAATCGTATTCAAAGCAACAGCTCAAGGCTTAGGTCACGGTCATTTTGATAAGCTTACATGGCAATTTTATGATGCAGGCGAAGAAATTGTCTCAGATTATGGCGCTGCTAGATTCTTAAATATTGAAGCCAAAGCCGGTGGACGTTACCTACCTGAAAATAAGACATGGGCAAAACAAACCGTTGCGCACAACACTTTAGTTGTCGACGAGACCAGTCATTTTAAAGGTGATGTAAAAGTGGGTAATAAAAATCACCCTATCGTCGACTTCTATCATCATGATGACAAATTAACGCTAGCATCTGCTCATATCGATACCGCTTATGATGACGTCAATATAAGCCGAACCATGGCATTGGTTTCTGTCAAAGTTGATGACAAAGACACGCCACTTGTGTTTGATATCGTCGAGGTTAATAGCGACAACTCACATCAATATGACCTGCCATTACACTACCAAGGGCAACTAATCGACAGCAACTTTGCTCGTCAAGCTGCAACGGAAAAGTTAACCCCACTGGGTAAACAAGCGGGTTATCAACACCTGTGGCTTAAAGCGAATGCGACGCCTAAAAAAGGGTTAGCAAAAGTCACTTGGTTAAACGACAACGGTCTGTTTTATACCCATAGCAGTATCGTTGATGGCAATACTGACGTGTTATTTACTCAGCTAGGTGCCAATGACCCTGACTTTAACCTACGTAATGAGCATAGCTTTATTCAACGTACCAATAGCAAGCAACATCGTTTTGTGAGCGTACTGGAGCCCCATGGCGAATATAACCCATCGGCTGAATACACCCTAAATGCCACCAGCAATTTAGAGACCCTAACTTATGAACGTCAAGGTGATCTCAGCATTGTCGGGTTTAGCGTTCTCAGTAATCAAGGTAGTACAACTTTTGTACTTGCCATAAACCACCAAACCAAGAATAGCTTGGACAACAACAAAGATAACAACACAACCCAGCGCTTTTCTTATCTAGGCAAAACATACAGTTTTGACACTAGATACCAGTTAATACAAATTTCGCAGTAG
- a CDS encoding polysaccharide lyase 6 family protein, whose translation MSFQSKSTNNPINNDKLFSLSLKSAFMLSLVFSSSYIQAASYTVSTPDEFKDTVKKLVAGDNIILANGTWQDFEIKFKGQGTKEAPISLTAETKGKVILSGQSNLKMSGEYLHVSGLVFKSGFTPSNEVIAFRTSKNDLANNSRVSEVVIDNYSNPDRHESDYWVSLYGKNNRFDHNHLVGKRNKGVTLAVRLNTEASQENHHKIDHNYFGPRPILGSNGGETLRIGTSHYSMSDSFTVVENNYFDRCDGEVEIISIKSANNKVSNNTFFESRGTLTLRHGNGNLIDSNVFLGNGVDHTGGIRIINRDQTITNNYLEGLKGYRFGSGFTIMNGVPNSPINRYHQVVNANVHHNSFIDVDHIHLAAGSDQERSAVPKDSSVSENLFVNNNQQAPFSIFDDISGISFSNNISNELSNNEIEQGIKQTEIKLTREKNGLLYPTSGNDNIGAPKSLSPTLKSQTGVNWYPKTEPETAFDSGKTHTVANAEAFINQVKSAADGDVILLKAGQYHVEKILELDKTLTIKSAQTEKPTITFSRPTLFEIQNGGSLKLDSVKISGANSLDSAGNTVVRTSKWGMLTNYRFSMFNSDIEQLNINHSFHFFDSGARAFANNIEIINNNFNLITGDIFRLNKETDDLGIYNAEYLTINNNHFNQIEGAIVKLYRGGTDESTFGPHLSFKNNDVKQVGNGKRNKTHASLFLHGAQVADINKNQFVDSAYVNIEHTTGEPITKVTHNQFTNTAKPKVTELYAIGKTTALIADNTVNHTNNKAQ comes from the coding sequence ATGAGTTTTCAAAGCAAGTCGACAAATAACCCAATAAACAATGACAAGTTGTTCTCACTTTCGTTAAAGTCCGCGTTTATGCTGAGTTTAGTGTTTTCTTCAAGCTATATTCAAGCCGCTTCCTATACCGTAAGCACGCCTGATGAATTTAAAGACACAGTAAAAAAGCTGGTCGCTGGAGATAACATTATTCTTGCTAACGGTACTTGGCAGGATTTTGAAATTAAGTTTAAAGGCCAAGGTACAAAAGAAGCCCCTATTTCACTAACGGCAGAGACTAAAGGGAAAGTTATCCTTTCTGGTCAATCAAACTTAAAAATGTCAGGTGAATATTTACATGTATCTGGCTTAGTTTTTAAATCAGGTTTCACCCCAAGCAATGAAGTCATTGCATTTAGAACCAGTAAAAACGATCTCGCAAATAACTCCCGCGTTTCTGAAGTCGTGATTGATAATTACAGCAACCCAGATAGACATGAGTCTGATTACTGGGTGTCTTTATATGGTAAAAACAACCGTTTTGACCACAACCATTTAGTTGGAAAGCGCAATAAAGGTGTGACATTAGCCGTCAGATTAAATACTGAAGCCAGCCAAGAAAATCACCATAAAATTGATCACAACTACTTTGGTCCAAGACCGATTCTTGGGTCAAATGGCGGAGAAACATTGCGCATTGGCACCAGCCATTATTCGATGAGCGATTCTTTTACCGTTGTTGAAAATAACTATTTCGACCGTTGTGATGGTGAAGTAGAAATCATCTCAATTAAGTCTGCTAATAATAAAGTTAGCAATAATACATTTTTTGAATCGCGCGGAACCCTTACCTTACGACATGGCAATGGTAACCTCATCGACAGTAATGTGTTTTTGGGTAATGGCGTAGACCACACAGGCGGCATTCGTATTATTAACCGTGACCAAACCATTACTAATAACTATTTAGAAGGTCTTAAAGGTTACCGATTCGGAAGCGGCTTTACGATTATGAATGGTGTACCTAACTCACCCATTAATCGTTATCATCAAGTCGTTAATGCTAACGTTCACCATAATAGTTTTATCGATGTCGACCACATTCATTTAGCTGCAGGTAGCGATCAAGAACGCTCTGCAGTACCAAAAGATTCTTCTGTCTCTGAAAATTTATTTGTTAATAATAATCAACAAGCTCCCTTCTCTATTTTTGACGATATTTCGGGGATTTCATTTTCAAACAATATCTCTAATGAACTATCGAATAACGAGATTGAACAAGGGATTAAGCAAACTGAAATTAAATTAACCCGTGAGAAAAATGGCTTACTTTACCCAACATCAGGTAATGACAACATTGGCGCACCTAAAAGCCTTTCTCCAACATTAAAGTCGCAAACAGGCGTTAACTGGTACCCAAAAACAGAGCCAGAAACCGCATTTGATTCAGGAAAAACGCATACTGTTGCTAATGCAGAAGCCTTTATTAATCAAGTGAAGTCAGCAGCAGATGGTGATGTCATTTTATTAAAAGCAGGTCAGTATCATGTTGAGAAAATTCTTGAACTTGATAAAACACTCACCATTAAATCAGCGCAAACAGAAAAGCCCACGATCACCTTTAGTCGCCCAACTTTATTTGAAATTCAAAATGGCGGTAGCTTAAAGCTTGATAGTGTAAAAATTAGTGGTGCCAACAGCTTAGACTCTGCAGGCAACACCGTTGTTAGAACCAGCAAATGGGGCATGTTAACCAACTACCGCTTCAGTATGTTTAACAGCGATATCGAGCAGCTTAATATTAACCATTCGTTCCACTTTTTTGACTCTGGAGCACGCGCGTTTGCAAATAACATCGAGATAATCAACAACAACTTTAATCTCATTACAGGTGATATTTTTAGACTCAATAAAGAAACTGACGACTTAGGTATTTATAACGCTGAATATCTGACTATCAATAACAATCACTTCAACCAAATTGAAGGCGCTATTGTGAAGTTGTATCGAGGTGGCACCGATGAAAGCACCTTTGGCCCACACCTAAGCTTTAAAAATAACGACGTTAAACAAGTCGGCAATGGCAAACGCAATAAAACCCATGCAAGTTTGTTCCTCCATGGCGCTCAAGTTGCTGACATCAATAAAAATCAATTTGTAGATAGTGCGTACGTCAACATTGAACACACCACTGGTGAGCCCATTACTAAGGTCACTCACAATCAGTTTACCAATACCGCCAAGCCTAAAGTCACAGAGTTATATGCAATTGGTAAAACCACTGCATTAATCGCTGATAACACGGTTAACCACACTAACAATAAAGCGCAGTAA
- a CDS encoding FadR/GntR family transcriptional regulator: MKNRRMFWRIVEEIEASIANGEYAPGSRLPPERELAEKFDVSRPTIREAIIALEVREKIEVKTGSGVYVLQSVATNNPANKINAFELTQARALVEGEIAALAANTITEEELVELNKTLIMMENKSYVEEADEMFHQIIANATRNGALIKSFQNLWALRASSQKIITDYDSVCSKDNKKTLDEHTSIYKALAANDASEARLAMHKHFNRLINVLFDTVEAQALEEVRRKNSEKRDLYSIDNLVNRLG, from the coding sequence ATGAAGAATAGGCGTATGTTTTGGCGCATCGTTGAAGAGATTGAAGCGTCTATTGCTAACGGCGAATATGCACCAGGTAGTCGCTTACCGCCAGAAAGAGAGTTAGCTGAAAAGTTTGATGTCAGCAGACCCACCATTCGTGAAGCAATTATTGCACTGGAAGTGCGCGAAAAAATTGAAGTTAAAACAGGCTCGGGTGTGTATGTATTACAATCTGTTGCGACCAATAACCCTGCAAACAAGATTAATGCATTTGAATTAACTCAAGCTCGCGCCTTAGTAGAAGGTGAAATTGCTGCGTTAGCTGCCAATACTATCACTGAAGAAGAATTGGTTGAGTTAAATAAAACATTGATAATGATGGAAAATAAGTCTTATGTCGAAGAGGCTGATGAAATGTTCCATCAAATAATTGCCAATGCGACTCGTAACGGCGCATTGATTAAGTCATTTCAAAACCTATGGGCATTGCGTGCATCAAGCCAAAAAATAATTACTGATTACGACAGTGTTTGTAGTAAAGATAATAAGAAAACACTTGATGAGCATACTTCCATTTATAAAGCGTTAGCTGCAAACGATGCATCAGAAGCACGTTTAGCAATGCATAAGCACTTTAATAGATTAATCAATGTGTTATTCGATACTGTTGAAGCTCAAGCGCTTGAAGAAGTCCGTCGTAAGAACAGCGAAAAACGTGATTTATACTCGATTGATAATTTGGTTAACCGATTGGGTTAA